From the Billgrantia sulfidoxydans genome, one window contains:
- a CDS encoding 23S rRNA (adenine(2030)-N(6))-methyltransferase RlmJ: protein MLSYQHAYHAGNFADLHKHLVLHAVVDHLLRKASPITFVDTHSGRGVYPLDAPETQRLGEYRHGVLPLWRERGRLADEPLLASWLDAVTDLQHGGPRLEVYPGSPWWLARRLRHGDRLWLYELHPGEHDHLAQQPLPANARRIHGDGLAGLVQALPVPTPRLCVLIDPSFERKEEYAEVAGTLLAAMRKARHGVVLVWYPLLPAGRHLELLERLRDGGLRKIWRSELTLRPPGGEHGMYGSGMLVVNPPWGLDERLAAAMARATPLLGEASRYTAGWWVAE, encoded by the coding sequence ATGCTCTCCTACCAGCATGCCTACCACGCCGGCAATTTTGCCGATCTCCACAAGCACCTCGTGCTGCATGCCGTGGTCGATCACCTGCTGCGCAAGGCCTCGCCGATCACCTTCGTCGATACCCACTCCGGACGCGGGGTCTACCCCCTGGACGCGCCCGAGACCCAGCGTCTCGGCGAGTATCGACACGGCGTGTTGCCGCTGTGGCGGGAACGGGGTCGCCTGGCTGACGAACCGTTGCTGGCAAGCTGGCTCGATGCCGTCACCGACCTGCAGCACGGCGGGCCTCGGCTCGAGGTCTATCCCGGTTCGCCCTGGTGGCTGGCCCGGCGACTGCGCCACGGCGATCGGCTGTGGCTCTACGAACTGCACCCCGGTGAGCACGACCACTTGGCGCAGCAGCCGCTGCCGGCGAATGCCCGGCGGATTCACGGCGATGGCCTGGCGGGCCTGGTCCAGGCGCTGCCGGTCCCCACCCCACGGCTCTGCGTGCTGATCGACCCCAGCTTCGAGCGCAAGGAGGAGTACGCCGAGGTCGCCGGTACGCTGCTGGCGGCGATGCGCAAGGCGCGTCATGGCGTGGTGCTGGTGTGGTACCCGCTGCTGCCGGCTGGGCGTCACCTCGAGCTGCTCGAGCGGCTGCGTGACGGCGGGCTGCGCAAGATCTGGCGCAGCGAGCTGACGCTGCGCCCGCCCGGCGGGGAGCACGGCATGTACGGCAGCGGCATGCTGGTGGTCAACCCGCCGTGGGGACTGGACGAGCGCCTCGCCGCGGCCATGGCGCGGGCCACGCCGCTGCTGGGCGAGGCAAGCCGCTACACGGCCGGTTGGTGGGTGGCGGAGTAG
- the mnmE gene encoding tRNA uridine-5-carboxymethylaminomethyl(34) synthesis GTPase MnmE — translation MSHPLYHQDTIAALATPPGRGGVGIIRASGPLCAAIAEAMVGHCPEPRRAHYGPFHGDRTIIDEGIALFFAGPHSFTGEDVLELQGHGGPVIMDLLLERCVQLGARLARPGEFSERAFLNDKLDLAQAEAIADLIEASSRTAAENALRSLQGEFSRRVEALVQRLIELRMYVEAAIDFPEEEIDFLADGRVAEMLGAVQAELAEVRAAAGQGALMREGMSVVIAGRPNAGKSSLLNALTEQETAIVTEIAGTTRDVLREHIHLDGMPLHVIDTAGLRDTPDAVERIGVARAWAEIERADRVLLLVDAATTDATDPMAIWPEFVARLPDPSRLTLVRNKIDASREAATAELSTTPPVIRLSARTGEGVDNLKEHLKTVMGYSTTTEGRFSARRRHLDALDRAQRALESGEAQLSGHGAGELLAEDLRDAQQALGEITGEFSADDLLGEIFGSFCIGK, via the coding sequence ATGTCGCATCCGCTCTATCACCAGGACACCATCGCCGCCCTGGCCACCCCGCCGGGGCGTGGCGGGGTGGGCATCATCCGCGCGTCGGGGCCGTTGTGCGCGGCGATCGCCGAGGCCATGGTGGGTCACTGCCCCGAGCCCCGGCGCGCCCACTACGGTCCCTTCCATGGCGACCGGACGATCATCGACGAGGGCATTGCCCTCTTCTTTGCCGGCCCGCACTCCTTTACCGGCGAGGACGTGCTGGAGCTGCAGGGGCATGGTGGACCGGTGATCATGGACCTGCTGCTGGAGCGCTGCGTGCAGCTCGGCGCCCGTCTCGCCAGACCCGGCGAGTTCTCCGAGCGCGCCTTTCTCAACGACAAGCTCGACTTGGCCCAGGCCGAGGCCATCGCCGACCTGATCGAGGCCAGCTCGAGGACGGCGGCCGAGAACGCCCTGCGCTCGCTGCAGGGCGAGTTCTCGCGTCGAGTGGAGGCGCTGGTACAGCGGCTGATCGAGCTGCGCATGTACGTAGAGGCGGCCATCGACTTCCCCGAGGAGGAGATCGATTTCCTCGCCGATGGCCGGGTGGCCGAGATGCTCGGCGCCGTTCAGGCCGAACTCGCCGAGGTGCGCGCCGCCGCCGGCCAGGGGGCCCTGATGCGTGAAGGCATGAGCGTGGTGATCGCCGGGCGGCCCAACGCCGGCAAGTCGAGCCTGCTCAACGCCCTCACCGAGCAGGAGACCGCCATCGTCACTGAGATCGCCGGCACCACCCGCGACGTGCTGCGCGAGCACATCCATCTGGATGGCATGCCGCTGCACGTGATCGACACCGCGGGTCTGCGCGACACGCCGGATGCGGTCGAGCGGATCGGCGTGGCCCGCGCCTGGGCCGAGATCGAAAGGGCCGATCGTGTGCTGCTGCTGGTCGACGCCGCCACCACCGATGCCACCGATCCCATGGCGATCTGGCCCGAGTTCGTCGCGCGCCTCCCCGACCCCTCCCGCCTGACCCTGGTGCGCAACAAGATCGACGCCAGCCGGGAGGCAGCGACAGCGGAGTTGTCCACGACGCCGCCGGTGATACGCCTCTCGGCGCGAACCGGAGAGGGGGTGGATAACCTGAAGGAGCACCTCAAGACGGTGATGGGATACTCCACCACCACCGAGGGACGCTTCTCGGCCCGCCGCCGCCATCTCGACGCCCTCGATCGTGCCCAGCGGGCCCTCGAGAGCGGCGAGGCGCAGCTGTCCGGCCATGGCGCCGGCGAACTGCTGGCGGAGGATCTGCGCGACGCCCAGCAGGCCCTGGGTGAGATCACCGGCGAATTCAGCGCCGACGACCTCCTCGGCGAGATCTTCGGCAGCTTCTGTATCGGCAAGTAG